The Parvibaculum sp. DNA segment CGTCGAGGGCGAAGCGGGCCTTGCACGCTGGCATTGGGAATTGCGGAGCGTCAATGGCAAGGGTCTCGACGTCCGCTTCCGCCTGCCGCCGGGGCTTGATGCGATCGAACCGAAATTGCGGGCCGAACTTGCAAGGCACCTCAAGCGTGGCAATTGCCAGGCGAGCCTCACCGTCGACCGCTCCGCTGCGCCGGCGCCGCTGCGCGTCAACAAGGAGGCGTTGCGGGTCGTGCTGGACGCCATCGCCGAGCTGCGTCGCGACATCGAGATGAAGCCGCCGCAGCCCGAAGGCATTCTGGCCTTGAGGGGCGTTCTTGAAAGTGCCGATGTTGCCGAGGAAAGCGACGAAGTGCGCCAGGCGTTCGAAAATGCGGTGGTCGCGTCGTTCGGCGAAGCCGCGGCGGCGCTCGCTCGCGCCCGCGCCGAGGAAGGGGCGAAGCTCGAAGCGATGCTTGGCGCTCATGTCGACGAAATCGAACGTCTGACGCAAGCGGCGGCCGCCTCGCCGGCCGCAACGGCGGAAGCGATGCGGGCGCGTCTCGCCGCACAGATCGCCGAACTTCTTGGCGCTTCGTCCTCGCTTTCCGAAGAACGGTTGGCGCAGGAAGCGGCGCTGCTGGCCACCAAGGCCGACGTGCGCGAGGAGATCGATCGGCTCGGCGCCCACATCGCGCAGGCCCGTGAAATTTTTGCAGGTGCCGAGCCCGCCGGCCGCCGTCTCGACTTTCTGACGCAGGAATTCAACCGCGAAGCCAACACGCTTTGTTCGAAGGCCGCCGATATCGGTCTCACCCGCATCGGCCTCGAACTTAAAACCTCCATCGACCAGCTTCGCGAACAGGTCCAGAACGTGGAATGATGGGCCCGAAATGACCGAAATCGACATTCATCGCCGCGGCCTGATGCTGGTTCTTTCCTCGCCCTCCGGCGCCGGCAAGACAACGCTCTCGCGCCGTCTTCTCGACAGCGATCCCGAAATCGACATGTCCGTTTCCGCCACCACGCGCAAGCCGCGGCCGGGCGAGGTGAACGGGAAAGACTATTTTTTCCTGAGCACCGAAGATTTCGGCATCATGCGCAACAAGGGCGAGTTTCTTGAGAGCGCCAAGGTCTTCGGCAACTACTACGGCACGCCGCGCAAGCCTGTGGAGGATGCGCTGGCCAGAGGCCGCGATGTTCTGTTCGACATCGACTGGCAGGGGACGCAGCAACTCGACGAAAGCGCGCCGGAAGACCTGGTCAAGGTTTTCATCCTGCCGCCCTCGGCGCAGGAACTCGAAAAGCGCCTCGAGCGCCGCGCCCAGGATCCGTCGGACGTCGTCGCAGCCCGCATGGAAAAGGCGTCGGACGAAATCAGCCACTATCAGGAATACGAATACATCATCGTCAACGACGACGTGGACCGTGCCTTTGCCGCATTGCAGGCGATCCTGCGCGCCGAGCGGTTGAAGCGCCGCCGGCTGACGGGCCTGTCCAATTTCGTGAAGCAGCTACGCGAGGCGCTTTGATCTGCGCCGGGGGGAACGAATGACCAAGGTTGTAATACTGGCGGGCGGTCTCGGTACACGCATCTCGGAAGAGAGCCAGTTGCGTCCCAAGCCGATGATCGAAATCGGTGGACGGCCGATCCTTTGGCACATCATGAAAATCTATACCCATTTTGGTTTCAACGATTTCGTGATCTGCGTCGGCTATCGCGGCTACATGATCAAGGAATACTTCGCGAACTACGTGCTGCATTCGTCCGATGTGACGATCGACGCGGCGACCGGACAAATTGAATTTCATCAGAAGGCGCGTGAGCCTTGGCGCGTTACGCTGGTCGACACAGGTGCCGACACGATGACCGGCGGCCGCGTCAAACGCGTGCGCGACTATCTCGATCCCGGCAAGACATTTTTCATGACCTATGGCGATGGCGTCGCCGATGTCGATGTCGCGAAACTTCTCGCCTTCCATCAATCTCACGGCAAGGCGGCGACGCTGACCAGCGTTGTGCCGCCCGGCCGCTACGGCGCGCTGGAAATTGACGGAGATGTGGTGCGACGCTTCATCGAAAAGCCGCCGGGTGACAACGCCTGGATCAACGGCGGATTCTTCGCGCTGGAACCATCGGTTCTAGACCGGATCGCCGCCGATGAGACCGCCTTCGAGGGCGACCCGTTGATGGGCCTCGCACGCGACGGCGAGCTGATGACCTTCCGGCACAATGGATTTTGGCAACCGATGGATACGTTGCGCGAGAAGAACCATCTGGAGGAACTCTGGGCGGCCGGCCGAGCGCCCTGGAAGGTCTGGAGGGATTAGGTTTGCCGATCGACGGTCTCGACGCAAACTTCTGGCGCGGCAAGCGCGTGCTGTTGACCGGCCACACCGGTTTCAAGGGCGCTTGGGCAGCGCTCTGGTTGTCGCGTCTCGGCGCTGAGGTGACGGGCCTTGCGCTTGCGCCCGATACCGAACCGAATCTGTTCGCGCTCGCCTCGGTCGAGGAGCATCTGACGAGCCATATCGTCGACCTGCGCGATCGCGATGCACTACGCGCCGCCGTCCGTGGCGTAGACCCGCACATCGTCATCCACATGGCGGCCCAGCCGCTTGTCCGGCGCTCCTATGCCGAACCCGTCGAGACGTTCGCCGCCAACGTCATGGGCACCGTTCACCTGCTCGACGCGCTGCGCGATGCATCGGCGTTACGGACAATACTGGTCGTGACGACCGATAAGGTCTACGAAAACGCCGAACAAGGCGTTTCCTTCGTCGAGGACGATCCCCTTGGCGGCCACGATCCCTATTCGGCATCGAAAGCGGCAACCGAAATTGTCGTATCGAGCTATGCTCGCTCGTTCTTTGCCGAAAGAGGCATTCGGGTGGCGACAGCACGCGGTGGCAACGTCATCGGTGGCGGCGACTTTTCCGAAGACCGGCTGGTGCCCGACATCTGGCGCGCGCTCCACGCCGGCAAGCCGCTGGTGTTGCGCAATCCGGCGGCGGCGAGGCCCTGGCAGCACGTGCTCGATTGTCTGAGCGGCTATTTCGCCTTTGTCCGCGGTCTGACGGAGGATTTGCCGCTTCCCGCCGCTCTGAACTTCGGGCCGGCACCCGATGCGCCGGCGGTTACGGTCGCCGCGCTGGCTGAGGCCGTTCAGGCCGCGCTCGGCGTGGCCTCGGACTGGAAGCCCGCCAACACGAAGGGTCCGCATGAGATGGCGACGCTCGAAATCGATTCGGGCCGCGCCCGCACTATCCTCGGATGGCGCGACCGGCTGCCTGGCTCGGCCAGCGTCGAATGGCTGGCGGACTGGTATCGTGCCCTCAACCATGACGACGACATGCAGACTTTCACCCTGTCCCAGATCGCCGATTATGAGGACAGGTACAAGAAGGACCTCGGCGCATGACTGATCGTTTCGTCGTTTCGTCGACGCCGCTTTCCGGTGTCAAGAGCATCCGCCGCAACCGCGTCGGCGATGCGCGCGGCTGGCTCGAGCGCCTCTTCTGCAGGGATGACCTGGCCTTCGCCGGCTGGATCTGGGACATCGCCCAGATCAACCGCACACTGACCCTCCGCAAGGACACGGTTCGCGGTATGCATTTCCAGACCGCGCCCTATGAAGAGGCGAAGCTCATCACCTGTCTCAAGGGCAAGGTGTTTGACGTGGCCGTCGATCTGCGCCCGTCGTCGCCGACCTACCGCCACTGGCACGGAGAAATCCTGTCGGACGCCAACGATACGACCCTGTTGATTCCGCCAGGGTTCGCGCATGGCTTTCAGGCGCTGTCCGACAATGTCGAAATGTTGTATTTCCACTCGGCACCCTATGCTGCTGCCTGTGAAGGCGGCGTACGGGCGGACGACCCGGCGCTTGCGATCCGGTGGCCGCGTGAAATCGCCGAAATGTCGGACAGGGACAGGAGCTTCCCCCTGCTGGATGACCTGGACGAGGATAGTGGACAATGAGATGCCGGCATTGCGGAACGCTGCTTGAACTGCCGTTTATCGACCTCGGTTCGGCGCCGCCTTCGAATTCCTATTTGACCGGGGCGGCGCTTAACGGCCCCGAAACATGGTATCCGCTCCGCGTACTCGTCTGCACGGCGTGCTGGCTGGTGCAGACTGAAGACCACGCAGGGCGCGAAGAGTTCTTTTCCGAGGACTACGCCTATTTCAGCGCGACATCGACAAGCTGGCTCGCGCATGCAAAGGCCTATGTCGAGGCAATGGCCGATCGCTTTGATCTAACACCGGAAAGCATGGTAGTCGAGGTTGCGGCCAATGACGGATATCTGCTGCAGTATGTGAAGGCGCGCGGTATCCCGTGTTACGGAATTGAGCCGACCGCGGGCACAGCGGCAGCGGCGCGCGCCAAGGGTATTGAAATCGACGAACGTTTCTTCGGTGTCAAGCTGGCCGGCGAACTCGCGGTAGCTGGCAGGTGCGCCGATCTGATGGCGGCCAACAACGTTCTCGCCCATGTGCCCGACATTAACGACTTCGTCGCCGGCTTCGCGGCGCTGCTCAACCCTGCCGGCGTCGCTACTTTCGAGTTCCCGCATCTGTTGCGGCTGGTACAAGAAAATCAGTTCGATACCATCTATCACGAGCATTATTCGTATCTGTCGCTGACTGCCGTCCTGCGCATATTCACGGCAAACGGTCTTCGCGTTTTCGATGTCGAGGAATTGCCGACGCATGGTGGAAGCTTGCGGGTATATGCCGGTCGCGCCGACGCAAGCGCCCACGAAATCTCACCACGCGTCGCCGCGCTTCTCGCACGCGAGGTCGATGCCGGCATGACGGAGGCCGCTTTCTACAGTGGCTTCCAGCCCCGCGCTGAGAAAGTGAAGGACGATCTGGTCTCCTTCCTGATCGACGCAAAGCGCCAAGGGCTCAGGGTCGGTGCCTATGGCGCGGCGGCGAAGGGCAATACGCTGATGAACTTCGCCGGCATCCGCCCCGATCTCGTGCCCTACGTCGTCGACCGAGCCCAGTCGAAACAGGGCAAGTTCATGCCGGGAAGCCGCATCCCGATTGTCGGCGAAGCGCACCTGAAGGCCGACCGTCCCGATCTTGTTCTGATCCTGCCATGGAACATCAAGGCCGAGGTGGTGAATCAGCTCGCCTACGCGCGCGATTGGGGAGCAAAGTTTGTGACGGCGGTGCCGGAGTTGAGTGTTACCTGACATTCTTCTCGTGCTCTGACATAGTGTCGTTAAGGGGTCTCCGTTGAACATGAAGGTAACGAGATATGTCCGTTGAGGATGATCGCAAGAAATTCGAAGAAGAACGCATCGCTCAGTCTGTTGCGCTTGGACAGGATAGTGCTTTGTTCAGCCAATCCCTCGATCTCGTTCTCGGTCTCGATAGGTACGACTACAGTTATCTTTGGACATGGCTTGGCGTACCAATCATCCAAATGCCCGCCGATGTCATGGCGACGCAGGAGGTCATCTGGAATACAAAACCTGATGTTATTTTGGAAACGGGAATCGCGCGCGGAGGATCGGTTCTTTTTATGGCATCAATCTTGGAGTTGATTGGCAAGGGCAAGGTGATCGGCGTCGATATTGACATCCGTGTGCACAACAGGGAAACGATCGAGCGGCACCCGATGGCCCGACGTGTGACTATGATCGAAGGTCCGTCGAGCGATCCGGCTGTCGTTGAGAATGTCAGATCGCACATCCCGGATGGCGCATCGGTTATGGTCGTCCTCGACTCCGACCATTCCCGAGATCACGTGCTCTCCGAACTTCGGGCGTATGGACCTCTGGTCACCAAAGGTTGCTACCTCGTTGTCGCCGATACGCTGGTCGGCTACGTCGACGAGGAAAAGGCGCCGAGGAAGCGTTCAAAGCTCTGGTTCAAAGGGAATGAACCACTGTCGGCCCTGAATGACTATCTAAGAGAGACGGACCGCTTCGAGCCAGATCCTGTGATTAATGGCAAACTAATCATGTCATCTTCGCCGGGCGGCTATCTGAGGTGCATTGCATAATGTCTTCTTCCCCACGCACAGTCAGGCTCCGCGCGCCGTCGGGAAGCGATTGCGAGGTTCTGGGCCGCATACGGCGTAGCGTGGATTTGCAACACCTTCTTCTAGCTTACCCAGACCCTTCCGAGTTGGAAGATTTGGAGGGCTGGCTTGAACGACGGCTTTCCGAACCGAGAGGGGCGTTCTTCGTAATAGCGGACGGCGTGACAGACGAATGTCTTGGCTATGTGCAAATCGTGAATGTTCATGGGAAGGGAGGCAACGGGTCTCTCGGTATTGCGGTCGATAGTACTGCGCGCGGCCACGGGGTCGGACGGCAAGCGGTGGAACTGATTCTGACGCATGCACGGAGTGTGATGGGACTGCGCAAGGTGGAGCTCGAAGTCATGGCGCAGAATCTCCCGGCAATTGGGTTATACAAGTCGCTTGGGTTTTCCGATGTAGGAACGAGGCGGCGGCATTATTTCGACGGGGACGAATGGCGTGACGTGCTCGTCATGGAGATATTTCTGGAAGGTCGGAAGGAATGACCCGTGTTGTCATATCGCAGCCGATGTACTTCCCGTGGCCCGGATTCTTCGAGCAGATGATGCTCGCCGATGTTTATATCTGGTTGGATGACGTGCAGTTCTCCAAAGGTTCGTTCACGAACCGTATTCAGGTGAACATCAATCGACATCGGAAGTGGATGACCATTCCGCTGAAGGACAAAGGCGCTTGGAAAACCATCGCCGAACTGCGCCCGGCAGGTGATGCATGGATCGCATCGCATCGTGAGATGCTTCGCCAAAGCCTGTCAGGACTCGCGGCAAGGGCAGATGCGCTTGAGCTTTTCGACAAAGCGACTGGCGAGACGTCGCTCGCCAATTGTCTTATTCAGTCGGCCATGCTGCCCGCCTCATTTATCGGCGTCGCGCCTGAAAAGACCAAGCGATCGAGCGAGATGAATGTGTCCGGGACGTCCTGGCAGCGGGTGCTCGACCTGGTGAAGTCGGTAGGTGGTACGGCCTATGTTACGGGGCATGGCGCGGCACGATATATGGACCATGAGGCGTTTGAGCGGGAAAGTATTGCGGTCGAGTATATGGATTACAGCAAGACCCCGTGGGGAAATGAAGACAATTTTGTTTCGCCATACGTGACGATACTCGATCTGATAGCGACGGAAGGTAGAGCTGCGCGCACTCGGCTGCGCCCTCGTACCTTGGATTGGCGGCAGTTTCTGGAAACGAGGATATGATGTCAAAAACTGGCTTGTCCGAAGGTGCCGTTCTTGCGTTTCAGAATGACGGATTTGTTCTTCTCCCGGAATTCTACGACATCGAAAATGAGATCGCTCCGATCCAGGAGGGAATCCGGCAAATTGTCGAGTTGTCCGCAAGGCGGCATGGCCTGAAGATTGCTTGCGACACGCCGTTAGAGGCAATGACTACGGGATTCATGACACTTATTGCCAAGGACCGGAGCATCGGGAGTGAGATTTACGACGCCGTCAAGCAGGTTCTTGGTTTCATGAGGCTTGTGGTTGATCGCCGCAATGAAGAGTTGTTTAGAGGTTTGAGGGCCGGATCCATCCCGGGCATCGCGGCGGGTGGATATGGCATTAGGATCGACAATCCGCGTGAGGGTAAGTTCCGCGCGCCTTGGCATCAGGAGTTCCCCGCGCAGTTGAGAAGCTTGGATGGCATCGTTTTTTGGTCGCCGCTTCTTCCGGTCGCGCCGGAAATGGGTCCGGTCGAGATTGCGCGGGGCTCTCACAGAGAAGGCATTGTACCGGTTTTCAGTGAAAGCGGGCAGAACGCCCGCGAGGGAGCATATGGGTTACGCCTCGACGACGAGGAAAGAAGGCTTGCTGCCTATGAGAAATGCGCGCCCCTTTCGAAGCCCGGTGATTTGCTGCTGATGGATTTTCTGACTTTACACCAATCCGGGGAGAATTTATCCGACCGGCCTCGGTGGTCCATGCAGTTCAGATACTTCAACTTTGCCGAGCCTACGGCAATAAGGATCGGGTGGTGCGGATCATTTGCTGCCGGCGTAAAATTTTCGGATATAATACCGAACCTCAAAAAGTCAGAATGAATAACATGAAATGCTGCGTTTGCGGGTCGGACAATTGCGACCTTGTCTATCACCATCCAGCGCCTGCCGTCACGTCGCTCTCGAGCATCCTTGAAGTCGACACGCGGGTTTATGTCTGCCAATCCTGTGGGCATATGCAGTCTGCTGATTTGCCGGACGTGCAAAAATTTTACGACACGGAGTATCAGATTTCACTGACCTCCGAGGACGCAGACCAACTCTATGACATTGTGGGCGGCAAACCTGTTTACCGCACACAATACCAGGCCGGGCTAATCCTCGACTTCGTTGATGTCCCCCGGGGTGCGGTGGTTCTGGACTATGGTGCGGCGAAAGCGAAGTCGCTGTATTGGCTCCTTCAGAGGCGATCCGACATTCTGCCTCATGTTTTTGACGTGAGCGAAGACTATCGTTCCTACTGGCAAGACTGGGTGCCAGTAGAACAGCAGATGACTTACGCCACGCCTGCGGAGTGGAATGGCCACTTCGATCTGATCACGGCGCATTTCGTTCTCGAGCATGTGCGGGAGCCGGTAGAGGTGTTCTCGGATATCGCTAGGCTCCTTTCCCCTTCAGGTCGATTCTTCTTTTCCGTTCCCGATGTGGTAGGGAATCCGGGCGATATGATCGTCGTCGATCATCTGAATCACTTTACCAAGAGCTCGGTTGCAGTGGCGCTTGATCGTGCCGGTATGAAGCTTGAGAAGTTCGACGCAATACGCTTGAGGGGCGCTTATGTCGTCGTCGCCGTGCTCAAGGGTGACGAAGAGAAGGTGTCGTTGCCGACGAGAGAAGATATCGAGGCCAACGTCCTGGCACTCAAAAAATGCTGCACATCATGGCACGAGGCAGAAAAGTGCATTGCAGATGCGCAGGAAAGGAATGCGGGAAAAAAGGTTGCGATCTACGGGGCAGGCGTGTACGGCACTTTCGTCTTTTCGCGTATCCGCAATAGTGGCGGCGCCGTCTGCTTTGTCGATCGCAATCCGCATGTTCACGGACGCGATCATCTGGCCACTCCCGTTGTGCCGCCGGAGGAGTTGTCTGCCGATATCGGCGTACTTTACGTGGCGCTCAATCCGGCAATTGCCCGCAAGGCGATGGTAGATCTCGGCTTCGACAGTCGGAGAGATCTCGAGCTCGTCTACCTTAGCTAGGATTCTTTCCTACAAGCGCGAGGGAGAACTCCCGCAATGCCCGGCGAGCGATCTTGCGATAGCCATAGCAGCGATGACTCGCATAAGCATTGATCATTGGGCGCAGACGCTTCATCTCCCCGGGCGTGAAGTCCTGATGCATCGCTTCTTCGAGACAGAACTGCTTAAACAAATACCTCAGTTCCACCATGTGCTTGACGGGCGGTCGTATACGCACAGGCCGGTGCTGGATCGTCTGGGTCAAGCAGGCGGCATTTGTGCCGGCCAGTTTGTCGCGGATGATCTGTGTATAGATCGTCAGATGATCAGACCCCCAACCATACGGATAGTGTGCCCAAGCGCGACCAAAAGCGTCTCTCACGGTCTCTGTGCGCCAGAGGGCGTAGAACCAGCTGGGTGGTGCTTTGCGTAACAGGCAATCAATCCGGCTTATCCGGTCGGCCGGCATCCCGTCTGGCCACGGAGTATCTCCATACTCGCGACCATCTTCGTGGATTGAAAGAACACGCGGTACCGCGAGATTGATATGTGGGTAATCTGTGAACAGGCGGTGCAGTTCTGCAATGTAGTTTGGCGATACAAAATCGTCATGTGCGAGCCAAAAGAAGAACTCTGTTGTCGAGGCGGCCAGTGCATCGACAAAATTGTTCGTCGGTCCCCGGTTTTCGGATTGCCGGTAGTAGGTGAATCGCCTGTCGGTACGACAAAACGATTCCGCAATCTCCCGTGTGCCGTCGTTCGACGCATTGTCATAGATCAATGCTGCAAAATCTTCCTCCGTCTGACTTTGAACCGACAGGAGGCAACGCTCAAGGTAGGCTTCACCGTTGTAGACAGGAATGGCGACTGTTACATTCGGCATTTGCGGACTTCCAGATTAGGCCTTTAATATCTGCCTGAGTGCATCGGTGACGAACTGCACCAACTCAGGCGTCATGTGATATCCCGATGGAAGATTGACGCCAAACTTCGCGATTGCCTCCCCCGCAGGATGTTCGGGCATATGAGCTGAAGATTCCGGTCGGTCTGCAAAGGCGGGCAAGCTGGACAGAGGTGAAAAGAAGGGGCGCGTATCGATATTCCGCTCACGGAATGCTTCCATCAACGCGAATTTGTCCATTCCATATGTGGGGTCGGGAATCACCGTGACCATCCAGTATGAATTGACGGTGCCCATTGGCTCCGCGTTCAGTGTGATGCCGTTCACGCCCTCCAGTGCATTCCTGTACCAGGAGAATATCTCGCGCTTCCTCGCGACCAGCTCTTCAACGCGCTCGATCTGCGCCAGCCCGAATGCGGCCTGAAAGGCGCTCATCTTGTATTTGAAGCCGACTTCGGCGTTCAGGAACAGCTTGTCGCCCGGCGGACGGCCGTGGTCGCGCAACGTCATCACACGCGTATGCAGGTGGTCGTCGTTGGTGACGAGCATCCCACCTTCGCCCGTTGTCACGGTTTTGGAGCCATGAAATGAAAAGACGCCGGTGTCGCCAAGTGCCCCGGCTTTGCGCCCGGCATACTCGGATCCGAGGGACTCTGCGGCGTCCTCGATAAGCAGGAGCCCGTGGGCGTCGGCGATCCGTCGCAGTTCGGCCCAGTCTGCCATCGATCCGTAGAGGTCGACGCCGATAATCGCCTTTGTTCGCTCGGTAATTGCTGCTTCGACCGAGGCCGGGTCGATGCACCATGTGTCGCGCTTGATGTCGGCGAATACCGGCGTAGCGCCGACATAGATCACAGGCGCAACCGACGCGATCCATGTGACGTCCGGTACGATCACTTCATCGCCCGGGCCGACACCGCCCGCCGCGAGCGAAAGGTGGATTGCCGCCGTGCAATGGGGAAGGGAAACGGCATGCTTCACACCGATGTATTCAGCGAATGCTTTCTCGAAGCGCGCATTGAAAACATAGTGATCCTTGAACCAGGCAGTGCGCGCTGCCTCGGTCACATACTGGATTTCCCGTTCCGTGACCCACGGGCCGGCGACCGCAATCGGTTCCTTGGCAACTATCACAACCGGTGCCCCAAAGTTTTTTCCGTCATCCGATAACGTCCATCCAGAAAATGCCAATATCACTATAGAGGCAGGCGCGCCGTTCGACAGCCGTCGCGATTCTAGCTGTCGAACATTTGTTCTGCGAACGATATTCCAGTTGTTTGCTGTTTCCCGAACCGGGCCGCAGTCACGGTTTCAGCACCACGCGCCCCATCACGCTGCCCTTGCGCAAATCGTCGAGGGCCTGTGAGCCCTGGCCGAGCGGCCGTTCGCTGACCGGGATCGGGTCGATCTTCCCGGCCTTCACCAGATCCATCATTTCATGCGTCTCGCCGAGCGATCCGACATACGAACCGCCGATCGTCAGGGCGCGCATCGGGAACATCGGGATCGGCATCGAGAAGCCGCCGCCGAACAGCCCGACGATCACCACCTGTCCGCCCTTGCGCACGATGCTGGTCGCGAATTTGAGTGATGCTTCCGATCCGACAAAGTCGACCGCCGCGGGTACGCCGCCATTCGTGTCCGCAAGTACCTTCTTGATCGCTTCGGGGTCCTTCGGATTGTAGACCTCGTGCGCGCCGGATCCCTTGGCTGCCTGCAGCTTGCTGTCGTCGACATCGGCGCCGAGCGGTGCGGCGGGGAACATCGCCTTGGCGAATTGCAGCCCCATCATGCCGACGCCGCCGAGACCGACCACCATCACGCGTTCCTCGGCGCTGATGTCGCCGAGCTTCTTCATCGCGCCATAGGCCGTTAGCCCCGAGCACATATAGGTGGCGGCCAGCCCATCCGCGACGCCCGTATAGTCGATCAGATAGCGCGGATGCGGCACGATCACATGGGTCGCATAGCCGCCCGCGACATGAATACCGAGATTGCGCGGCTTGTTGCAGAGGTGCTCGTCGCCGCGCTTGCAGGTGGGGCATTCGCCGCAGCCGATCCACGGATAGGCAACGCGATGCGCACCGATCTCGACGCCTTGAGCGTCCGGCCCGACGGCCACCACCTCGCCTTCGATCTCGTGTCCGAGCGTGAACGGCAGTTGCCGCCCGCCGCGAACGTCGAGCTTGTTGCCGCCACCCATATCGAAATAACCATCATGGATATGCACATCCGAGTGGCAGACGCCGCAATGCGTCACCTTCAACAGCACTTCCGAGCCTTGCGGTTTCGGCGTTTCGCTCTCGACGATTTTCAGCGCCTGCCCGTAGTCGACAATGGCTTCGGATTTCATGTGTGGGCTCCTCGAAATTTGACGCGGGCGGTAATCGGAACCGCCCGTTTGGCCGCCAATGTGGCACGCGGCGGCGGCGGTCACAACCTTCGGGAGGCGTTCATGACCCCGCCACATAGGCGCGCGCCAGCGCACAGAACTGCTCGACGGTGAGTTCCTCGGCGCGTTGGGTCGGCGACGCGTCTGCGGCCTCGATCATCGCCGCCGGATCGCGCCCGAGCGATTTCAGGCTGGCGCGCAACATCTTCCGCCGCTGCCCGAAAGCAGCGGCAACCACCGTCTCGAGCGCCCGCGGATCGGCGGCGGCAAGCGGCGTCTCGCGCGGCACCAGCTCGACGACCGATGACGTAACGGCAGGCGGCGGCGTGAAGGCCCGCCGGTCGACATCGAACAGAATGCGAGGGCTTGTCCGCCATTGCGCCAGAACGGCAAGCCGCCCATAGGCTTTGCCGCCGGGCGCGGCGACGATCCGTTCTGCCACCTCGCGCTGGAACATCAGCGTCAGGCTCGAAAACCAGGGCGGCCAGGGGTCGGTCTGCAGCCAGCCGACCAGCAGCGGCGTCGCGATGTTGTAGGGCAGGTTTGCGACAATGCGAGCGGGGCGTGTGGCAAGCGCCGCCATATCCGTTTTCAGGGCATCGCCTTCCACAATGGTCAGGCGCCCCGGATAGGCCGCAGCAATCTCCTCCAGCGCTGCAATGCAGCGCGCGTCGCGCTCGATGGCGATGACGCGCCGCGCGCCATTGTCGAGCAGCGCCCGCGTCAGCCCGCCCGGTCCGGGGCCGATTTCGACGACGTCATGCCCTTCGAGCGCGCCGGCTGCCCGCGCGATGCGCCCGGTCAGGTTGAGGTCGAGCAAGAAGTTCTGGCCGAGTGCCTTGCGGGCGGCGAGCCCGTGACGGGCGATCACCTCGCGGAGCGGCGGCAGGGCGCCGCTCATGCACGCGCCCGGCTGCGCGCCATCTCGCCGGCCGCCCCTATGGCTGCCGCGAGACTGCCCGGATGCGCCGTCCCCCGTCCGGCAATGTCGAGCGCCGTGCCGTGATCGGGAGATGTCCGCACGATGGGCAGCCCCAGCGTCGTGTTGACGCCATGCTCGAAATCGATCGTCTTCAGCGGGATCAACGCCTGATCGTGATACATGCACAGCACGGCGTCGTAGCGCGCCCAAGCGGCCGCATGAAACAGCGTGTCGGCAGGCGCCGGACCCCATATCTCGATGTCAGGCACGGCAGCCCGAATGGCGTCGATCGCGGGCGCAATGATGT contains these protein-coding regions:
- a CDS encoding alcohol dehydrogenase; protein product: MKSEAIVDYGQALKIVESETPKPQGSEVLLKVTHCGVCHSDVHIHDGYFDMGGGNKLDVRGGRQLPFTLGHEIEGEVVAVGPDAQGVEIGAHRVAYPWIGCGECPTCKRGDEHLCNKPRNLGIHVAGGYATHVIVPHPRYLIDYTGVADGLAATYMCSGLTAYGAMKKLGDISAEERVMVVGLGGVGMMGLQFAKAMFPAAPLGADVDDSKLQAAKGSGAHEVYNPKDPEAIKKVLADTNGGVPAAVDFVGSEASLKFATSIVRKGGQVVIVGLFGGGFSMPIPMFPMRALTIGGSYVGSLGETHEMMDLVKAGKIDPIPVSERPLGQGSQALDDLRKGSVMGRVVLKP
- the rsmA gene encoding 16S rRNA (adenine(1518)-N(6)/adenine(1519)-N(6))-dimethyltransferase RsmA, giving the protein MSGALPPLREVIARHGLAARKALGQNFLLDLNLTGRIARAAGALEGHDVVEIGPGPGGLTRALLDNGARRVIAIERDARCIAALEEIAAAYPGRLTIVEGDALKTDMAALATRPARIVANLPYNIATPLLVGWLQTDPWPPWFSSLTLMFQREVAERIVAAPGGKAYGRLAVLAQWRTSPRILFDVDRRAFTPPPAVTSSVVELVPRETPLAAADPRALETVVAAAFGQRRKMLRASLKSLGRDPAAMIEAADASPTQRAEELTVEQFCALARAYVAGS